The Choloepus didactylus isolate mChoDid1 chromosome 13, mChoDid1.pri, whole genome shotgun sequence genome contains a region encoding:
- the ZMAT2 gene encoding zinc finger matrin-type protein 2, producing the protein MASGSGTKNLDFRRKWDKDEYEKLAEKRLTEEREKKDGKPVQPVKRELLRHRDYKVDLESKLGKTIVITKTTPQSEMGGYYCNVCDCVVKDSINFLDHINGKKHQRNLGMSMRVERSTLDQVKKRFEVNKKKMEEKQKDYDFEERMKELREEEEKAKAYKKEKQKEKKRRAEEDLTFEEDDEMAAVMGFSGFGSTKKSY; encoded by the exons ATGGCGTCGGGCAGCGGG ACAAAAAACTTGGACTTTCGCCGAAAGTGGGACAAAGATGAATACGAGAAGCTCGCCGAGAAGAGGCTCacggaagagagagaaaagaaggatg GAAAACCAGTGCAGCCAGTCAAGCGGGAACTTCTGCGGCACAGGGACTACAAGGTGGACCTGGAATCCAAGCTTGGGAAGACAATTGTCATTACCAAGACCACCCCACAATCGGAGATGGGAGG ATACTACTGCAATGTTTGTGACTGCGTGGTGAAGGACTCCATCAACTTCCTGGATCATATTAATGGAAAGAAAC ATCAGCGAAACCTGGGTATGTCTATGCGTGTGGAACGTTCTACACTGGATCAGGTGAAGAAACGCTTTGAAGTCAACAAGAAGAAGATGGAAGAGAAGCAGAAGGATTATGATTttgaggaaagaatgaaggagctcagagaagag GAGGAAAAGGCCAAAGCCTAcaagaaagagaagcagaaggagaagaaaaggagggcTGAGGAGGACTTGACATTTGAGGAGGATGATGAGATGGCAGCTGTGATGGGCTTCTCTGGCTTTGGCTCCACCAAGAAGAGTTATTGA